From Pantoea sp. Ep11b, the proteins below share one genomic window:
- a CDS encoding DUF2756 domain-containing protein: protein MKKWMMVLAALLPFASQATTLNSTNDPNRPGYNPSQQRMQSQMQSQQQQQQLKLRQDQQRQTQDLQRKMQEQRDSARQRVIDAQPGHQTQNPNQN, encoded by the coding sequence ATGAAAAAGTGGATGATGGTTTTAGCCGCCCTGCTGCCTTTCGCCAGCCAGGCGACCACGCTGAACAGCACCAACGATCCAAACAGGCCGGGCTATAACCCCAGCCAGCAGCGGATGCAGTCGCAGATGCAGAGCCAGCAGCAGCAACAGCAGCTGAAGCTGCGTCAGGATCAGCAGCGTCAGACGCAGGATCTGCAGCGTAAAATGCAGGAACAGCGCGACAGCGCCCGGCAGCGGGTTATCGACGCGCAGCCGGGACACCAGACGCAGAACCCGAATCAGAACTGA
- the ugpQ gene encoding glycerophosphodiester phosphodiesterase, whose translation MSTQHWPYPRIVAHRGGGKLAPENTLAAIDIGAKYGHQMIEFDAKLSADAQIFLLHDDTLDRTSDGWGVAGQLPWEKLSQLDAGSWFGRAFSGEKLARLDEVAARCRQHQMMANIEIKPTTGSEVETGRAIAQAAAILWQDQTPPLLSSFSYEALEAAMQAEPQLPRGLLSHSWDPEWQAKTAALECVSIHLNHNVLTAERVAELKAAGLRILVYTVNNPDRARTLLKWGVDAICTDSIDIIGPDFNQF comes from the coding sequence ATGAGCACACAACACTGGCCTTATCCCCGTATCGTCGCCCATCGCGGCGGCGGCAAACTGGCACCGGAAAATACCCTGGCGGCGATCGACATCGGCGCGAAGTATGGCCATCAGATGATTGAGTTTGATGCCAAATTATCAGCAGATGCGCAGATCTTCCTGCTGCACGATGACACGCTGGACCGCACCAGCGACGGCTGGGGCGTGGCGGGGCAGCTGCCGTGGGAAAAACTCTCTCAGCTCGACGCGGGCAGCTGGTTTGGCAGGGCGTTTTCGGGCGAAAAGCTGGCGCGGCTGGACGAGGTCGCGGCCCGCTGTCGCCAGCATCAGATGATGGCGAATATCGAAATCAAACCCACCACTGGCAGTGAAGTGGAGACCGGACGGGCGATCGCGCAGGCTGCGGCAATCCTGTGGCAGGATCAGACGCCTCCACTGCTCTCCTCGTTCTCTTACGAAGCCCTGGAGGCGGCAATGCAGGCCGAGCCGCAGCTGCCACGCGGCCTGCTGTCGCACAGCTGGGACCCGGAATGGCAGGCGAAAACCGCTGCGCTGGAGTGCGTCTCGATCCACCTGAATCACAACGTGCTGACCGCTGAGCGGGTAGCCGAACTCAAAGCCGCTGGCCTCAGGATTCTGGTCTACACCGTCAACAACCCGGATCGCGCCAGAACCTTACTGAAATGGGGCGTCGATGCCATCTGTACCGACAGTATCGACATCATCGGCCCCGATTTTAATCAGTTCTGA
- a CDS encoding sn-glycerol-3-phosphate import ATP-binding protein UgpC produces MAGVTLQAVTKSYDGKNQIIQPLNVTINDGEFMVMVGPSGCGKSTLLRMVAGLERVSSGDIYIDNRRVTQEEPKDRGIAMVFQNYALYPHMSVEQNMAYGLKIRGMGKEQIRQRVLDAARSLELDHLLMRRPRELSGGQRQRVAMGRAIVREPAVFLFDEPLSNLDARLRVQMRLELQQLHRRLQTTSLYVTHDQVEAMTLAQRVMVMNKGVVEQIGSPAEVYERPASQFVASFIGAPAMNLLKGQFSSDGSRFNLDASHALPLSDMKAKWANRSVVLGIRPEHIRQSSREQGGVPLRVDTLEMLGADNLVHGRIGETPLVVRLPHSERPQPGTTLWLHLPADALHFFDSTHGKRLE; encoded by the coding sequence ATGGCGGGCGTAACCCTTCAGGCAGTAACCAAATCCTACGATGGCAAGAATCAGATCATTCAGCCGCTGAATGTCACGATCAATGATGGCGAATTTATGGTGATGGTTGGCCCCTCCGGCTGTGGTAAGTCGACGCTGCTGCGGATGGTGGCCGGGCTGGAGCGCGTCAGCTCCGGGGATATCTACATCGACAATCGTCGCGTGACGCAGGAAGAGCCGAAAGATCGCGGCATCGCGATGGTGTTTCAGAACTATGCGCTCTATCCCCACATGTCGGTGGAGCAGAATATGGCTTATGGCCTGAAAATCCGCGGCATGGGCAAAGAGCAGATCCGCCAGCGGGTGCTGGATGCGGCGCGCAGCCTGGAACTGGATCACCTGCTGATGCGCCGTCCGCGTGAACTCTCCGGCGGACAGCGCCAGCGCGTGGCGATGGGCCGCGCCATCGTGCGCGAACCGGCGGTGTTTCTGTTCGATGAGCCGCTCTCCAATCTTGATGCCCGCCTGCGGGTGCAGATGCGGCTGGAGCTGCAGCAGCTTCATCGCCGCCTGCAGACCACCAGCCTCTATGTGACGCACGATCAGGTTGAGGCGATGACGCTGGCGCAGCGGGTGATGGTGATGAACAAAGGAGTGGTGGAGCAGATTGGCTCACCGGCCGAGGTGTATGAACGTCCCGCCAGCCAGTTTGTGGCCTCGTTTATCGGCGCACCCGCGATGAATCTGCTGAAAGGGCAGTTCAGCAGCGACGGCTCACGCTTTAACCTCGACGCCTCCCATGCACTGCCGCTCAGCGACATGAAAGCGAAGTGGGCTAACCGATCCGTGGTGCTGGGCATCCGGCCCGAACATATCCGCCAGAGCAGCCGCGAGCAGGGCGGCGTGCCTCTGCGGGTTGATACGCTGGAGATGCTGGGTGCCGATAATCTGGTGCACGGCCGCATCGGTGAGACGCCACTGGTGGTACGCTTACCCCACAGCGAACGGCCACAGCCGGGCACTACGCTGTGGCTGCATCTGCCAGCAGATGCGTTACACTTTTTTGATTCAACCCATGGAAAGCGTCTGGAATGA